The Caloenas nicobarica isolate bCalNic1 chromosome 28, bCalNic1.hap1, whole genome shotgun sequence genome window below encodes:
- the LOC135999520 gene encoding olfactory receptor 14J1-like: MSNSSSITQFLLLAFTDTRELQLLHFWLFLGIYLAALLGNGLIITTIACDQHLHTPMYFFLLNLALLDLGSISSIVPKSMANSLWDTRVISYSGCAAQLFSFAFLIVAEYSMLTIMSYDRYVAICKPLHYGTLLDSRACVHMAAAAWASGFLVALLHTANTFSLPLCKGNAVDQFFCEIPQILKLSCSDASLREIWLLVGTVCLTFGCFVFIVLSYVQILRAVLMIPSEQGRHKAYSTCLPHLAVVSLYVSTGTFAYLKPPSISSPSLDLVVSVLYSVVPPAVNPLIYSMRNQELKDALRKLFQYSLL, from the coding sequence atgtccaacagcagctccatcacccagttcctcctcctggcgttcacagacacacgggagctgcagctcttgcacttctggctcttcctgggcatctacctggctgccctcctgggcaacggcctcatcatcaccaccatagcctgtgaccagcacctccacacccccatgtacttcttcctgctcaacctcgccctcctcgacctgggctccatctccagcattgtccccaaatccatggcaaattctttatgggaCACCAGGGTCATCTCATActcgggatgtgctgcacagctcttttcgtTTGCCTTCTTGATAGTAGCAGAGTATTCtatgctcaccatcatgtcgtacgaccgctacgttgccatctgcaaacccctgcactacgggaccctcctggacagcagagcttgtgtccacatggcagcagctgcctgggccagtgggtttcttgttgctctgctgcacacggccaatacattttcactgccactctgcaagggcaatgctgtggaccagttcttctgtgaaatcccccagatcctcaagctctcctgctcagatgcctccctcagggaaATTTGGCTTCTGGTAGGTACTGTCTGTTTaacttttggctgctttgtgttcattgtgctgtcctatgtgcagatcttgagggccgtgctgatgatcccctctgagcagggacggcacaaagcttattccacgtgcctccctcacctggccgtggtctccctgtaTGTCAGCACTGGCAcgtttgcctacctgaagcccccctccatctcctccccatccctggatctggtagtgtctgttctgtactcggtggtgcctccagcagtgaaccccctcatctacagcatgaggaaccaggagctcaaggatgccctgaggaaactatTTCAATACTCACTGCTTTAG